One region of Skermanella mucosa genomic DNA includes:
- a CDS encoding D-alanyl-D-alanine carboxypeptidase family protein has translation MSVAHPRKPIAWIAGIIVSCIASVSSAASIDTIAKQAILIDMSTGTTLFEKNAHQRMPTSSMSKIMTMYMVFDRLRAGRLSLDDTLPVSERAWRMQGSKMFTELNAQIRVEDLIKGVIVQSGNDASVVLAEGLSGSEERFAEEMTRRAREIGLNESNFKNSTGWPDENHYSTASDLALLAQHLIKDYPEYYHYYSQTEFTYHGIKQGNRNPLLYRNMDVDGLKTGHTETAGYGLTASAERNGRRLVLVVNGLPSMQARADESARLLEWGFREFESYALFKKGEPVDQAAVWLGDSDTVPLVVEEDLRVTMNRDERRNLKVSVVLEEPVPAPVAQGTPLGKIVMEAPGFSRKEVPLVAGQSVDRLGFVGRIGAAAMHLISGGGS, from the coding sequence ATGTCCGTCGCCCATCCGCGCAAACCGATCGCCTGGATCGCAGGGATCATCGTCTCCTGCATCGCGAGCGTCTCGTCGGCTGCGTCGATCGACACCATCGCGAAGCAGGCGATCCTGATCGACATGTCGACGGGGACAACCCTGTTCGAGAAGAACGCCCACCAGCGCATGCCGACCTCCTCGATGAGCAAGATCATGACCATGTACATGGTCTTCGATCGTCTCAGGGCGGGCCGCCTGTCGCTGGACGATACGCTTCCGGTCAGCGAGCGTGCCTGGCGCATGCAGGGCTCGAAGATGTTCACCGAGCTGAACGCGCAGATCAGGGTCGAAGACCTCATCAAGGGCGTCATCGTCCAGTCCGGCAACGACGCCTCGGTCGTGCTGGCGGAAGGGCTGTCCGGCTCGGAAGAGCGGTTCGCGGAGGAAATGACGCGGCGCGCGCGGGAGATCGGCCTGAACGAGAGCAACTTCAAGAACTCCACCGGCTGGCCCGACGAGAACCACTATTCGACCGCCTCCGACCTGGCGCTGCTGGCCCAGCACCTGATCAAGGACTACCCGGAATACTATCACTACTACTCCCAGACCGAGTTCACCTATCACGGGATCAAGCAGGGCAACCGCAACCCGCTGCTGTACCGCAACATGGACGTGGACGGGCTGAAGACCGGCCATACCGAGACCGCGGGCTACGGCCTGACGGCGTCAGCGGAGCGCAACGGCCGGCGGCTCGTGCTGGTGGTCAACGGGCTGCCCAGCATGCAGGCCCGCGCCGACGAGTCGGCCCGCCTGCTGGAATGGGGGTTCCGGGAATTCGAGTCCTACGCCCTGTTCAAGAAGGGGGAGCCGGTCGATCAGGCCGCCGTCTGGCTGGGTGATTCCGACACCGTCCCGCTGGTGGTCGAGGAGGACCTGCGGGTCACCATGAACCGGGACGAGCGCCGCAACCTCAAGGTCTCGGTCGTGCTGGAGGAACCTGTGCCGGCACCGGTCGCCCAGGGCACGCCGCTGGGCAAGATCGTCATGGAGGCGCCGGGCTTCAGCAGGAAGGAAGTGCCGCTGGTGGCGGGCCAGAGCGTCGATCGGCTCGGCTTCGTCGGCCGGATCGGCGCCGCGGCGATGCACCTGATTTCGGGCGGAGGCAGCTGA
- a CDS encoding YdcF family protein, giving the protein MSFVLSKLVWALVKPGNVLAALLVVGQLLQVSGRSGLRRAGWWMTTAGILAVALITLLPIGQVTLRPLEERFPRPDLPEVVDGIILLGGSVHTEMTADRGQPVLNGAAERITEFVRLARRYPDARLVFTGGSGFVFSGDLRETDVIAEVLDGLGFDISRILFERESRNTYENALFTKDLVGAASGGTWLIITSAAHMPRSVGIFRKAGWPVVAYPVDYRSAGELMWGPDLLAGLDALNESMREWIGLVAYRIMGRTDSLFPGPA; this is encoded by the coding sequence ATGTCCTTCGTCCTGTCGAAGCTGGTCTGGGCGCTCGTGAAGCCCGGCAACGTCCTGGCGGCTTTGCTGGTCGTCGGGCAGCTTTTGCAGGTCAGCGGCCGCTCCGGCCTGAGGCGGGCAGGGTGGTGGATGACCACCGCAGGCATCCTGGCGGTGGCCCTCATCACGCTGCTGCCGATCGGGCAGGTGACCCTTCGGCCGCTGGAGGAGCGGTTTCCCCGGCCGGACCTGCCCGAGGTGGTGGACGGGATCATCCTTCTCGGCGGTTCCGTCCATACCGAGATGACCGCCGACCGGGGGCAGCCGGTGCTGAACGGCGCCGCCGAGCGGATCACCGAGTTCGTCAGGCTTGCCCGGCGCTATCCGGATGCCCGGCTGGTCTTCACCGGCGGGTCAGGCTTCGTCTTTTCCGGCGACCTGCGGGAAACCGACGTCATCGCCGAGGTGCTGGACGGGCTGGGCTTCGACATTTCCCGGATCCTGTTCGAGCGCGAGTCGCGCAACACCTACGAAAATGCGCTCTTCACCAAGGATCTGGTCGGCGCGGCTTCCGGCGGAACCTGGCTCATCATCACGTCCGCCGCCCATATGCCGCGGTCGGTCGGCATCTTCCGCAAGGCCGGCTGGCCAGTCGTGGCCTACCCGGTCGACTACCGCAGCGCCGGCGAACTGATGTGGGGACCGGACCTGCTGGCCGGCCTGGATGCGCTGAACGAAAGCATGCGCGAATGGATCGGGCTGGTCGCCTACAGGATCATGGGCCGGACCGACAGCCTGTTTCCCGGACCCGCCTGA
- a CDS encoding DNA polymerase III subunit delta' produces the protein MSTEIADPRHNPELLAHDQAERILLDAWNSGRLPHAWLIGGVPGIGKATLAFRFARFLLSQGQESGGLFGDPPPATSLRIGPEHPVFTRVASGGHADLLTIERPFDDKKGRLKSDIPVDQVRRIAPFLRLTAAEGGWRVVVLDGAERLNMNGQNAILKILEEPPARTVLLVVTENPGGLLPTIRSRCRKLLLNPLPEEVVADLLARMRPDLADADRAALARLAEGSIGRALDLAEAGGLALYRDLMGLLGTLPRLDVVAAHGLGDKLARKGADTAYYAVTDLLVWWLARFARSLARGAIPPEVVPGEAALMQRLARDRGLDRWVEVWEKVNRLFARAESANLDRKQVVLNALLTVEAAASA, from the coding sequence ATGAGCACGGAGATTGCCGATCCCCGCCATAATCCGGAGCTTCTGGCCCATGACCAGGCGGAGCGGATCCTGCTCGACGCCTGGAACTCGGGCCGGCTGCCGCATGCTTGGCTGATCGGCGGCGTGCCGGGCATCGGCAAGGCGACCCTGGCGTTCCGGTTCGCCCGGTTCCTGCTGTCCCAGGGCCAGGAGTCGGGCGGACTGTTCGGCGATCCGCCGCCCGCGACCAGCCTGCGGATCGGTCCCGAACATCCCGTGTTCACACGCGTCGCGTCCGGCGGGCATGCCGACCTTCTGACCATCGAAAGGCCCTTCGACGACAAGAAGGGCCGGCTGAAGTCGGACATCCCGGTCGACCAGGTCCGCCGCATAGCGCCGTTCCTGCGCCTTACCGCCGCCGAAGGCGGCTGGCGGGTGGTCGTGCTCGACGGGGCCGAGCGGCTGAACATGAACGGCCAGAACGCGATCCTGAAGATCCTGGAGGAGCCGCCGGCCCGGACCGTGCTGCTGGTCGTCACGGAGAATCCCGGCGGCCTGCTCCCGACCATCCGGTCGCGCTGCCGCAAGCTGCTGCTCAACCCGCTGCCCGAGGAAGTCGTCGCAGACCTGCTGGCCCGGATGCGGCCGGATCTCGCCGACGCCGACCGGGCAGCGCTGGCCCGGCTGGCCGAAGGCAGCATCGGCCGGGCGCTCGATCTGGCCGAGGCGGGAGGGCTGGCGCTGTACCGTGACCTGATGGGCCTGCTCGGCACGCTGCCGCGACTCGACGTCGTTGCCGCGCATGGGCTGGGGGACAAGCTGGCGCGCAAGGGAGCCGACACCGCATACTATGCGGTGACCGATCTGCTGGTCTGGTGGCTCGCCCGCTTCGCCCGTTCGCTCGCCCGTGGAGCGATCCCGCCGGAAGTGGTCCCCGGGGAGGCAGCCCTGATGCAGCGTCTCGCGCGGGATCGCGGCCTTGATCGGTGGGTGGAGGTATGGGAAAAGGTCAATCGCCTTTTCGCACGGGCCGAAAGTGCCAATCTCGATCGCAAACAGGTCGTCCTGAACGCCTTGCTGACGGTGGAGGCCGCCGCTTCGGCCTGA
- the metG gene encoding methionine--tRNA ligase: protein MAGPQPFYITTPIYYVNDVPHIGHAYTTLACDVLARFMRLDGRDVKFLTGTDEHGQKVEKSAQVAGVDPQAFTDRVSQNFRDLVGAMNYSNDDFIRTTEPRHIEACQALWRTLADKGEIYLGSYAGWYAVRDEAFYGEDELTTTPTGRKLAPSGAECEWVEEPSYFFRLSAWQDRLLRFYDEHPDFILPPGKRNEVMAFVKSGLRDLSVSRTTFNWGVPVPGDEQHIMYVWLDALTNYITALGYPDTAPGTPYAKYWPADLHMVGKDILRFHAVYWPAFLMAAGLEPPKRVFAHGWWTIEGQKMSKSLGNVIAPETLVSTYGLDPTRYFLLREVPFGNDGDFSHRAMVNRLNGDLANDYGNLVQRVLSMIQKNCGATVPDAGAFGEADDKLLGSAGALLDTVRRELSVQAFHKAIEAIWAVIGDANRYVDEQAPWALRKTDPARMGTVLYVLAETIRRLAILTQPLMPDASAKILDQLAVPAGERGFDRLAEGQALASGTPLPRPEGVFPRFVEEAGN from the coding sequence ATGGCCGGGCCACAGCCCTTCTACATCACGACGCCGATCTATTACGTCAACGACGTGCCCCATATCGGCCACGCCTATACTACGCTGGCGTGCGATGTCCTGGCCCGGTTCATGCGGCTGGACGGCCGCGACGTGAAGTTCCTGACCGGCACCGACGAGCATGGCCAGAAAGTCGAGAAGTCGGCCCAGGTGGCCGGCGTCGATCCCCAGGCCTTCACCGACCGGGTGTCGCAGAATTTCCGCGACCTCGTCGGTGCCATGAACTATTCCAACGACGACTTCATCCGCACGACCGAGCCGCGCCATATCGAAGCCTGCCAAGCCCTGTGGCGGACGCTTGCCGACAAGGGCGAGATCTATCTTGGGTCCTACGCCGGCTGGTATGCCGTCCGGGACGAGGCGTTCTACGGCGAGGATGAACTGACCACCACGCCGACCGGCAGGAAGCTGGCGCCCAGCGGGGCGGAGTGCGAGTGGGTCGAGGAGCCGAGCTACTTCTTCCGCCTGTCGGCCTGGCAGGACCGGCTGCTGAGGTTCTACGACGAGCACCCCGACTTCATCCTGCCGCCGGGCAAGCGCAACGAGGTGATGGCCTTCGTCAAGTCGGGGCTGCGCGACCTGTCGGTCAGCCGGACCACCTTCAACTGGGGCGTCCCGGTGCCGGGCGACGAGCAGCACATCATGTATGTCTGGCTCGACGCGCTGACCAACTATATCACGGCGCTGGGCTATCCCGACACCGCGCCGGGCACGCCGTATGCCAAGTACTGGCCGGCCGACCTGCACATGGTCGGCAAGGACATCCTGCGGTTCCACGCGGTCTATTGGCCGGCTTTCCTGATGGCGGCCGGCCTGGAGCCGCCCAAGCGGGTGTTCGCCCATGGTTGGTGGACCATCGAAGGCCAGAAGATGTCCAAGTCCCTGGGCAACGTGATCGCGCCCGAGACGCTGGTCTCGACCTACGGGCTGGACCCGACGCGCTATTTCCTGCTGCGCGAAGTTCCGTTCGGCAATGACGGGGACTTCTCGCACCGGGCGATGGTCAATCGCTTGAACGGCGACCTGGCGAACGACTATGGCAATCTGGTGCAGCGCGTGCTGTCCATGATCCAGAAGAACTGCGGCGCCACGGTACCGGACGCCGGCGCCTTCGGCGAAGCCGACGACAAGCTCCTGGGTTCGGCCGGGGCCTTGCTCGATACCGTCCGGCGGGAACTGTCGGTGCAGGCCTTCCACAAGGCGATCGAGGCGATCTGGGCCGTCATCGGCGACGCCAACCGCTATGTTGACGAGCAGGCGCCCTGGGCATTGCGCAAGACCGATCCGGCGCGTATGGGAACGGTTCTGTATGTGTTGGCCGAGACGATCCGCCGGCTGGCGATCCTGACCCAGCCGCTGATGCCCGACGCGTCGGCGAAGATCCTGGACCAGCTCGCCGTTCCGGCCGGAGAGCGCGGGTTCGACAGGCTCGCCGAAGGGCAGGCGCTGGCGTCGGGAACCCCGCTGCCCCGTCCCGAGGGCGTGTTCCCGCGGTTCGTCGAGGAAGCTGGAAACTGA
- the tmk gene encoding dTMP kinase translates to MTRGRFITFEGGEGAGKSTQLKLLVAALAGQGRDVLATREPGGATGAEEIRKLLVSGEPGRWDGVTEALLHFAARRDHLTRTVWPALDAGRWVVSDRFADSTMAYQGYGHGLGREPIERLYGVTVGDFAPDLTLILDIPPGTGVARAHSRHDGEDRYERMDLGFHERLRDGFLDIASREPGRCVVIDAGGTVEQVHAAILAAVTGRLRP, encoded by the coding sequence GTGACGCGCGGCCGATTCATCACGTTCGAAGGCGGCGAGGGCGCTGGCAAGAGTACCCAGCTCAAGCTGCTGGTGGCGGCGCTGGCGGGGCAGGGCAGGGATGTCCTGGCAACCCGCGAGCCCGGCGGGGCCACGGGGGCGGAAGAGATCCGCAAGCTCCTGGTGTCCGGAGAGCCGGGCCGGTGGGATGGGGTGACCGAAGCCCTTCTCCATTTCGCGGCGCGCCGTGACCACCTGACGCGGACGGTCTGGCCGGCGCTGGACGCCGGCCGCTGGGTCGTTTCCGATCGCTTCGCCGACAGCACCATGGCCTATCAGGGCTATGGCCATGGGTTGGGGCGGGAGCCGATCGAGCGGCTTTATGGCGTGACCGTCGGCGATTTCGCCCCCGACCTGACCCTGATCCTCGACATTCCGCCGGGTACCGGAGTCGCTCGCGCCCACTCCCGGCATGACGGCGAGGACCGCTACGAGCGGATGGATCTGGGCTTCCACGAGCGTCTCCGCGACGGGTTCCTGGACATAGCGTCCCGCGAACCCGGCCGTTGCGTCGTGATCGATGCCGGCGGCACGGTCGAGCAGGTCCATGCCGCCATCCTGGCCGCCGTGACCGGGCGGCTCCGGCCATGA
- a CDS encoding valine--tRNA ligase, whose product MLDKTYRPADVEAKHYDAWEKSGAFAAHAESNARPYTIMMPPPNVTGSLHMGHALTFTLQDILIRYHRMRGDDALWQPGTDHAGIATQMVVERNLAAEGKTRHDLGRAAFIDKVWQWKAESGGTITRQLRRLGASPDWERERFTMDEGLSEAVAKVFVTLHRQKLIYRDKRLVNWDPKLHTAISDLEVESREVKGHLWHFKYPLENQPDRFITVATTRPETMLGDTAIAVHPEDERYRDLIGGFAVLPLVGRRIRIVGDEYADPETGSGAVKITPAHDFNDFEVGRRHGLEMINVLDRDARIIDDAIIPEAYRGLDRYEARKRIVADLEELGLVEKIEPHTHMLPHGDRSGMVIEPWLTDQWYCDAVTLAQPAIKAVEEGRTVFVPKQWENTYFEWMRNIQPWCISRQIWWGHQIPAWYGPDGTVFVEETEEAAKAAAAAHYGSETELTRDPDVLDTWFSSALWPFSTLGWPQQTKELERYYPGDVLVTGFDIIFFWVARMMMMGLHFMGDVPFRHVYIHALVRDERGQKMSKSKGNVIDPLNLIDEYGCDALRFTLAAMAAQGRDIKLAVGRVEGYRNFATKLWNAARYCQMNECLPQAGFDPGAVGQTVNRWIVGEVAKTSARAAEAIEAYRFNDAANTLYQFTWGTFCDWYLEFTKPILNGDDAAAKAETRATTAWVLDEILHLLHPFMPFITEELWEQIGTDRATGLIRAAWPEFGPEMENGAAQAEMDWVVRLVSAIRTVRNEMNVPAGAQIPMLLKDASAETVQRLDTHRDIILRMARLSSAATTGDPAPKGAVQAVLDEATVVLPLAGVIDIDQEKARLTKEIDKLSGEVAKIDQKLNNANFVSRAPEEVIEEQRDRRAAAESAKQKLAEALARLTSA is encoded by the coding sequence ATGCTGGACAAGACCTACCGCCCCGCCGACGTCGAAGCGAAGCACTACGACGCGTGGGAGAAGTCGGGCGCCTTCGCCGCCCATGCCGAGTCGAACGCCCGGCCCTATACCATCATGATGCCGCCGCCCAACGTGACGGGCAGCCTGCACATGGGGCACGCGCTGACCTTCACCCTCCAGGACATCCTGATCCGGTACCACCGCATGCGCGGCGACGACGCCCTGTGGCAGCCGGGAACCGACCATGCCGGCATCGCGACCCAGATGGTGGTCGAGCGTAATCTGGCAGCCGAAGGCAAGACGCGCCACGACTTGGGCCGCGCCGCCTTCATCGACAAGGTCTGGCAGTGGAAAGCTGAGTCGGGCGGCACGATCACGCGCCAGCTTCGCCGGCTGGGCGCCTCGCCCGACTGGGAGCGCGAGCGCTTCACCATGGACGAGGGCCTGTCGGAGGCGGTCGCCAAAGTCTTCGTCACGCTGCACAGGCAGAAGCTCATCTACCGCGACAAGCGCCTGGTCAACTGGGACCCGAAGCTGCATACCGCGATCTCCGACCTGGAAGTGGAGTCGCGGGAGGTCAAGGGACACCTCTGGCACTTCAAGTATCCGTTGGAGAACCAGCCAGACCGCTTCATCACCGTCGCGACCACCCGGCCGGAAACCATGCTGGGCGACACCGCCATCGCGGTGCATCCTGAGGACGAGCGCTATCGCGACCTGATCGGAGGCTTCGCGGTGCTGCCGCTGGTCGGGCGGCGCATCAGGATCGTCGGTGACGAGTATGCCGACCCGGAGACCGGCAGCGGCGCGGTCAAGATCACCCCGGCACACGATTTCAACGACTTCGAGGTCGGCCGGCGCCACGGCCTGGAGATGATCAACGTCCTGGACCGGGACGCCCGGATCATCGACGACGCGATCATCCCCGAAGCCTACCGCGGCCTGGACCGGTACGAGGCGCGCAAGCGGATCGTCGCCGACCTGGAAGAGCTGGGCCTCGTCGAGAAGATCGAGCCGCACACGCACATGCTGCCCCACGGCGACCGGTCCGGCATGGTGATCGAGCCGTGGCTGACCGACCAATGGTACTGCGACGCGGTCACCCTGGCCCAGCCCGCGATCAAGGCGGTCGAGGAGGGCAGGACGGTGTTCGTTCCCAAGCAGTGGGAGAACACCTATTTCGAATGGATGCGCAACATCCAGCCCTGGTGCATCAGCCGGCAGATCTGGTGGGGCCATCAGATCCCGGCGTGGTACGGCCCGGACGGGACCGTCTTCGTCGAGGAGACCGAGGAGGCGGCCAAAGCGGCGGCCGCGGCCCATTACGGCTCGGAGACCGAGCTGACCCGCGACCCGGACGTGCTGGACACCTGGTTCTCGTCGGCGCTGTGGCCGTTCTCGACCTTGGGCTGGCCGCAGCAGACCAAGGAGCTGGAACGCTACTACCCGGGCGACGTGCTGGTCACCGGCTTCGACATCATCTTCTTCTGGGTCGCCCGGATGATGATGATGGGGCTTCACTTCATGGGCGACGTGCCGTTCCGCCACGTCTACATCCACGCCCTGGTGCGCGACGAGCGCGGGCAGAAGATGTCGAAGTCCAAGGGCAACGTCATCGACCCACTGAACCTGATCGACGAATATGGCTGCGACGCGCTGCGCTTCACGCTGGCGGCCATGGCGGCGCAGGGGCGCGACATCAAGCTGGCGGTCGGCCGCGTCGAGGGATACCGCAACTTCGCGACCAAGCTGTGGAATGCCGCGCGCTATTGCCAGATGAACGAGTGCCTGCCGCAGGCGGGCTTCGACCCCGGGGCCGTCGGCCAGACGGTCAACCGCTGGATCGTCGGCGAGGTGGCGAAGACGTCTGCCCGCGCGGCCGAGGCGATCGAGGCCTATCGCTTCAACGACGCGGCCAACACGCTGTACCAGTTCACCTGGGGTACCTTCTGCGATTGGTACCTGGAGTTCACCAAGCCGATCCTCAACGGAGACGACGCCGCCGCCAAGGCGGAGACGCGGGCGACGACAGCCTGGGTGCTCGACGAGATCCTCCACCTGCTGCACCCCTTCATGCCCTTCATCACGGAGGAGCTTTGGGAGCAGATCGGTACTGACCGGGCGACCGGCCTGATCCGCGCCGCCTGGCCGGAGTTCGGCCCGGAGATGGAGAACGGTGCCGCCCAGGCCGAGATGGACTGGGTGGTCCGCCTGGTTTCGGCGATCCGTACCGTCAGGAACGAGATGAACGTGCCGGCGGGCGCCCAGATCCCGATGCTTCTCAAGGACGCCTCGGCGGAGACGGTCCAGCGGTTGGATACCCACCGCGACATCATCCTGCGCATGGCCCGCCTGTCCTCCGCCGCGACGACCGGCGATCCGGCGCCCAAGGGAGCCGTCCAGGCGGTGCTGGACGAGGCGACGGTGGTGCTGCCCCTGGCCGGCGTGATCGACATCGACCAGGAGAAGGCCCGCCTGACGAAGGAGATCGACAAGCTTTCCGGTGAGGTCGCGAAGATCGACCAGAAGCTGAACAACGCGAACTTCGTTTCCCGCGCGCCCGAAGAGGTGATCGAGGAGCAGCGGGACCGCCGTGCTGCGGCGGAGTCGGCGAAGCAGAAGCTGGCCGAGGCGCTCGCACGGCTGACTTCGGCGTAA
- a CDS encoding septal ring lytic transglycosylase RlpA family protein has protein sequence MAGKAVASNLLNALLVAAAIIALSGCSTQTPSSKVAGQGGVRSAMGGYKIGEPYQIKGVWYYPKEDFGYDETGIASWYGPGFHAETTANGERFDQNELTGAHKTLPMPSLVRVTNLENGRSIIVRINDRGPFVPGRIVDLSRRGAQLLGFEAQGSAKVRVTVLPDESRAVAAAARAGQAGVDVAQVSPDGAPVPVAAPRGAVQVEGAQVPIQVAERRAFDPAQTLPGATVDGRFMPAPVVAELPVRSSGRIYVQAGAFTVYENANRLRARLSGLGVSRIDPAMVGDTQYFRVRVGPLPTIEAADQVLGQVIEAGSNGARVIVD, from the coding sequence ATGGCCGGGAAAGCTGTGGCCAGCAATCTGTTGAATGCTCTGCTGGTGGCCGCCGCCATCATCGCCCTGTCGGGATGCTCCACCCAGACCCCATCGTCCAAGGTGGCCGGCCAGGGTGGCGTCCGGTCCGCCATGGGCGGCTACAAGATCGGGGAGCCATACCAGATCAAGGGGGTCTGGTACTATCCCAAGGAGGATTTCGGCTACGACGAGACCGGGATAGCGTCGTGGTACGGACCAGGATTCCACGCCGAAACGACGGCGAACGGCGAACGGTTCGACCAGAACGAACTGACCGGCGCGCACAAGACGCTGCCGATGCCGAGCCTCGTGCGGGTGACGAACCTGGAGAACGGCCGGTCCATCATCGTCCGGATCAACGACCGAGGCCCGTTCGTGCCCGGCCGAATCGTCGACCTGTCCCGCCGCGGCGCCCAACTGCTCGGGTTCGAAGCTCAGGGGAGCGCGAAGGTCCGCGTCACGGTCCTGCCGGACGAAAGCAGGGCGGTCGCCGCCGCCGCGCGGGCAGGGCAGGCCGGAGTCGACGTGGCGCAAGTATCGCCCGACGGAGCCCCGGTACCGGTCGCGGCGCCGCGGGGTGCCGTGCAGGTCGAAGGAGCCCAGGTCCCGATACAGGTCGCGGAACGGCGTGCGTTCGATCCGGCGCAGACCCTTCCGGGTGCCACGGTGGACGGCCGGTTCATGCCGGCTCCGGTCGTCGCCGAGCTTCCGGTGCGCTCTTCCGGCAGGATCTACGTGCAGGCCGGGGCCTTCACGGTGTATGAAAACGCCAACAGGCTGCGGGCGCGGCTGTCGGGCCTGGGGGTTTCCCGGATCGACCCGGCCATGGTCGGCGATACCCAGTATTTCCGGGTCCGTGTCGGTCCTCTTCCGACCATTGAGGCGGCGGACCAGGTCCTGGGCCAAGTGATCGAGGCCGGCAGCAACGGCGCACGGGTCATCGTCGATTGA
- the ilvD gene encoding dihydroxy-acid dehydratase, which produces MSVGPERAPHRSYYYAMGMTEEEIAQPFIGVATCWNEAAPCNISLNRQAQAVKIGVKAGAGTPREFTTITVTDGIAMGHAGMKSSLVSREVIADSVEVTMRGHCYDGLVGLAGCDKSLPGMMMAMVRLNVPSVFMYGGSILPGKYKGKDVTVQDVFEAVGAHSAGRMSDSDLHELECVACPSAGSCGGQFTANTMACVSEAMGIALPGSAGAPAPYESRDAYAEASGRAVMELVKRNIRPRDIVTRKALENACVVVAASGGSTNAGLHLPAIAHECGIEFDLHDVAEVFKRTPYIADLKPGGRYVAKDLFEIGGVPVLMKALLDGGYLHGDCMTVTGKTIAENLADVVFPTDQDVIRPTSDPITPTGGVVGLRGNLAPGGAIVKVAGMKKLQFSGPARVFDCEEEAFAAVERRDYKEGEVIVIRYEGPRGGPGMREMLSTTSAIYGQGMGDKVALITDGRFSGATRGFCIGHVGPEAAVGGPIGLLNDGDIVSIDAEAGTITVELSDEELAERRKAWTPRRHDFQSGTLWKYAQLVGDAEKGAVTHPGGAAETHCYADI; this is translated from the coding sequence GTGTCCGTTGGGCCCGAGCGGGCGCCGCATCGCTCCTATTACTACGCCATGGGGATGACGGAGGAGGAGATCGCGCAGCCCTTCATCGGCGTCGCGACCTGCTGGAACGAGGCGGCTCCCTGCAACATCTCGCTGAACCGGCAGGCGCAGGCGGTCAAGATCGGCGTCAAGGCGGGGGCGGGCACCCCGCGCGAATTCACCACCATCACCGTCACCGACGGCATCGCGATGGGCCATGCCGGCATGAAGTCGTCGCTGGTCAGCCGCGAGGTCATCGCGGACTCCGTCGAGGTGACCATGCGGGGCCACTGCTACGACGGGCTGGTCGGGCTGGCAGGCTGCGACAAGTCGCTGCCCGGCATGATGATGGCCATGGTGCGGCTGAACGTTCCGAGCGTCTTCATGTATGGCGGCTCGATCCTGCCGGGCAAGTACAAGGGCAAGGACGTCACGGTGCAGGACGTGTTCGAGGCGGTCGGCGCCCACTCGGCCGGCCGGATGAGTGACAGCGACCTGCACGAGCTGGAATGCGTCGCCTGCCCGTCGGCCGGTTCCTGCGGCGGTCAGTTCACCGCCAATACGATGGCCTGCGTGTCCGAGGCGATGGGCATAGCGCTTCCCGGTTCCGCCGGCGCCCCGGCCCCCTACGAGAGCCGCGACGCTTATGCCGAGGCTTCGGGCCGTGCCGTCATGGAACTAGTCAAGCGCAACATTCGGCCGCGGGACATTGTGACCCGCAAGGCGCTGGAGAACGCCTGCGTCGTCGTGGCCGCCTCCGGCGGATCGACCAACGCGGGCCTGCACCTGCCGGCGATCGCGCACGAGTGCGGTATCGAGTTCGACCTCCACGACGTCGCCGAGGTGTTCAAGCGCACCCCTTACATCGCCGACCTGAAGCCGGGCGGGCGTTATGTCGCCAAGGACCTGTTCGAGATCGGCGGCGTGCCGGTCCTGATGAAGGCGCTTCTGGACGGCGGATACCTGCACGGCGACTGCATGACGGTGACCGGCAAGACGATCGCGGAGAACCTCGCCGACGTGGTGTTCCCGACCGACCAGGACGTCATCCGTCCGACCAGCGACCCGATCACCCCGACCGGCGGCGTCGTGGGCTTGCGCGGCAATCTGGCGCCCGGCGGCGCGATCGTGAAGGTCGCCGGCATGAAGAAGCTCCAGTTCAGCGGCCCGGCCCGCGTGTTCGACTGCGAGGAGGAGGCCTTCGCCGCCGTCGAGCGCCGCGACTACAAGGAAGGCGAGGTGATCGTCATCCGCTACGAGGGACCGCGGGGCGGCCCCGGCATGCGCGAGATGCTGTCGACCACCTCGGCCATCTACGGCCAGGGCATGGGCGACAAGGTTGCCCTGATCACCGACGGCCGTTTCTCAGGTGCCACGCGCGGCTTCTGCATCGGCCATGTCGGGCCGGAGGCGGCGGTCGGCGGTCCGATCGGCCTGCTGAACGACGGCGACATCGTCTCGATCGACGCCGAGGCCGGGACCATCACGGTCGAGCTGTCGGACGAGGAATTGGCGGAGCGCCGCAAGGCGTGGACGCCGCGCCGCCACGACTTCCAGTCCGGTACGCTGTGGAAGTACGCGCAGCTCGTCGGCGACGCCGAGAAGGGGGCGGTGACCCACCCCGGCGGAGCGGCCGAAACCCACTGCTACGCCGACATCTGA